One part of the Mya arenaria isolate MELC-2E11 chromosome 3, ASM2691426v1 genome encodes these proteins:
- the LOC128227000 gene encoding uncharacterized protein LOC128227000 isoform X1: MSAMQLKTKIDFFDDEEEEEKEQTTVPEVSSSKPEDDVREEEEEKPFVRFRRVARAVKLLIQVCHVCKGLLADSVSQEAWFALVDNIAAANALTNDKKKGRAFVTFVPNENQELEQLSFDVTEYMRHKKAEDYLTDEIRKIMKQRPGTRTEDQLVEVVRCMKNISKAFNEYPLSIQKEICQKAFYDQYGRNRVILRRGLAPDGIYFLLSGELVEKPEGRKQTEEIESGQKFGEEDLICGSSRRATVLSKDDVEILYLHRFDYRVIFNMSSDNCDPKNLDICKNDAVFQHFPMQKLLDNPGTWSALKYKYGRLIVKDSNDIEWIYVIKSGEARVLKHLEPGRVDVKARRKKIQQQMEEQSSYHKKKKILDFVADGTGRKSCYAPRNYHPSTIRRATIPTAAAPAHRNCHSDHTGIDYRLRSQSAFPGQRVSVSIGGSGPPTRPMTTQPSVRHESLDEDVGDKPEATEDTSIEVIVTHNIEVVVEDEHEGSSTTKTKSNASESGGLRRSKQAVGLPVEEGMALPPFVQIETLHPGHTFGLRSCLEHDERGPSVSLVSGDCEVLAINKKFFMKHCDDALFSLIRLKAKAFPTQTELVDRLDANMQWEEFKQETLKYFLQRRTRHAR; encoded by the exons ATGTCTGCAATGCAATTGAAAACCAAAATCGACTTTTTTGATGACgaagaggaggaggagaaggagCAGACCACCGTTCCGGAAGTGTCGTCATCAAAACCGGAAGACGACGTCCGCGAAGAGGAGGAGGAAAAG CCGTTTGTGCGGTTCCGGCGCGTGGCGCGAGCTGTCAAGCTTCTCATCCAGGTCTGCCACGTCTGTAAAGG ATTACTGGCGGACTCTGTGTCCCAGGAGGCCTGGTTCGCGCTTGTGGACAATATAGCGGCAGCCAACGCCCTAACCAACGACAAGAAGAAGGGGCGGGCTTTTGTCACGTTCGTCCCCAATGAGAACCAGGAACTCGAACAGCTCAGTTTCGATGTTACCGAATACATGAGACACAAGAAGGCAGAG GATTATCTGACAGatgaaattagaaaaataatgaaacagaGACCTGGGACTCGCACAGAGGATCAGCTTGTTGAG GTTGTGCGCTGCATGAAGAACATCAGCAAGGCCTTCAACGAGTACCCGCTCTCCATACAGAAGGAGATCTGCCAGAAAGCCTTCTACGACCA GTACGGCCGCAATCGGGTAATCCTGCGACGCGGGCTGGCGCCGGACGGGATCTACTTCCTGTTATCAGGCGAAC TGGTAGAGAAGCCAGAAGGTAGAAAACAGACGGAGGAGATCGAGTCTGGACAGAAGTTCGGG GAGGAGGACCTGATCTGTGGGTCGTCCCGGCGCGCAACTGTGCTCTCCAAGGACGACGTAGAGATCCTCTACCTCCACAGATTC GATTACAGGGTCATCTTCAACATGTCTTCAGACAATTGTGATCCGAAAAATTTGGATATATGCAA GAACGACGCCGTGTTCCAGCACTTCCCGATGCAGAAACTGTTGGACAACCCCGGCACATGGAGCGCCCTCAAATACAA GTACGGACGACTCATTGTGAAAGACAGCAATGACATTGAATGGATTTACGTAATAAAATCG GGCGAGGCGCGCGTGTTGAAACACCTGGAGCCGGGGCGGGTGGATGTCAAGGCGCGCCGGAAGAAGATCCAGCAGCAGATGGAGGAACAGTCTTCCTACCACAAGAAGAAGAAAATACTCGACTTTGTCGCCGACGGAACAGGTC GTAAGTCCTGCTATGCCCCAAGAAACTACCATCCTAGCACGATACGACGTGCCACTATCCCAACAGCGGCAGCTCCTGCCCACCGGAATTGCCACTCAGACCACACCGGCATCGACTACCGTCTCCGCAGCCAATCTGCATTCCCGGGTCAGCGAGTTTCCGTGTCGATCGGAGGCAGTGGACCGCCGACGCGGCCCATGACAACCCAGCCTTCCGTCCGCCACGAATCATTGGATGAGGACGTGGGTGACAAACCGGAAGCGACGGAGGATACCTCGATCGAAGTAATCGTCACACACAACATCGAAGTAGTCGTGGAGGACGAACACGAAG gttCGTCGACTACGAAGACAAAAAGCAACGCGTCTGAGAG TGGCGGACTGAGGCGAAGTAAGCAGGCTGTCGGTTTGCCGGTAGAGGAAGGCATGGCGCTGCCACCCTTCGTGCAGATAGAAACACTTCACCCCGGACACACTTTT GGTCTGCGGTCTTGTTTAGAGCACGACGAAAGAGGACCTTCCGTAAGCTTG GTGAGCGGGGACTGTGAGGTGTTAGCCATCAACAAGAAGTTCTTCATGAAGCACTGTGACGACGCCCTCTTTAGTCTCATAAGACTAAAG GCGAAGGCGTTCCCGACACAGACAGAGCTTGTGGATCGGCTGGACGCCAACATGCAATGGGAGGAGTTTAAACAGGAAACACTCAAGTACTTCCTGCAGCGCCGCACCCGACACGCTAGATAG
- the LOC128227000 gene encoding uncharacterized protein LOC128227000 isoform X2, giving the protein MSAMQLKTKIDFFDDEEEEEKEQTTVPEVSSSKPEDDVREEEEEKPFVRFRRVARAVKLLIQVCHVCKGLLADSVSQEAWFALVDNIAAANALTNDKKKGRAFVTFVPNENQELEQLSFDVTEYMRHKKAEDYLTDEIRKIMKQRPGTRTEDQLVEVVRCMKNISKAFNEYPLSIQKEICQKAFYDQYGRNRVILRRGLAPDGIYFLLSGELVEKPEGRKQTEEIESGQKFGEEDLICGSSRRATVLSKDDVEILYLHRFDYRVIFNMSSDNCDPKNLDICKNDAVFQHFPMQKLLDNPGTWSALKYKYGRLIVKDSNDIEWIYVIKSGEARVLKHLEPGRVDVKARRKKIQQQMEEQSSYHKKKKILDFVADGTGKSCYAPRNYHPSTIRRATIPTAAAPAHRNCHSDHTGIDYRLRSQSAFPGQRVSVSIGGSGPPTRPMTTQPSVRHESLDEDVGDKPEATEDTSIEVIVTHNIEVVVEDEHEGSSTTKTKSNASESGGLRRSKQAVGLPVEEGMALPPFVQIETLHPGHTFGLRSCLEHDERGPSVSLVSGDCEVLAINKKFFMKHCDDALFSLIRLKAKAFPTQTELVDRLDANMQWEEFKQETLKYFLQRRTRHAR; this is encoded by the exons ATGTCTGCAATGCAATTGAAAACCAAAATCGACTTTTTTGATGACgaagaggaggaggagaaggagCAGACCACCGTTCCGGAAGTGTCGTCATCAAAACCGGAAGACGACGTCCGCGAAGAGGAGGAGGAAAAG CCGTTTGTGCGGTTCCGGCGCGTGGCGCGAGCTGTCAAGCTTCTCATCCAGGTCTGCCACGTCTGTAAAGG ATTACTGGCGGACTCTGTGTCCCAGGAGGCCTGGTTCGCGCTTGTGGACAATATAGCGGCAGCCAACGCCCTAACCAACGACAAGAAGAAGGGGCGGGCTTTTGTCACGTTCGTCCCCAATGAGAACCAGGAACTCGAACAGCTCAGTTTCGATGTTACCGAATACATGAGACACAAGAAGGCAGAG GATTATCTGACAGatgaaattagaaaaataatgaaacagaGACCTGGGACTCGCACAGAGGATCAGCTTGTTGAG GTTGTGCGCTGCATGAAGAACATCAGCAAGGCCTTCAACGAGTACCCGCTCTCCATACAGAAGGAGATCTGCCAGAAAGCCTTCTACGACCA GTACGGCCGCAATCGGGTAATCCTGCGACGCGGGCTGGCGCCGGACGGGATCTACTTCCTGTTATCAGGCGAAC TGGTAGAGAAGCCAGAAGGTAGAAAACAGACGGAGGAGATCGAGTCTGGACAGAAGTTCGGG GAGGAGGACCTGATCTGTGGGTCGTCCCGGCGCGCAACTGTGCTCTCCAAGGACGACGTAGAGATCCTCTACCTCCACAGATTC GATTACAGGGTCATCTTCAACATGTCTTCAGACAATTGTGATCCGAAAAATTTGGATATATGCAA GAACGACGCCGTGTTCCAGCACTTCCCGATGCAGAAACTGTTGGACAACCCCGGCACATGGAGCGCCCTCAAATACAA GTACGGACGACTCATTGTGAAAGACAGCAATGACATTGAATGGATTTACGTAATAAAATCG GGCGAGGCGCGCGTGTTGAAACACCTGGAGCCGGGGCGGGTGGATGTCAAGGCGCGCCGGAAGAAGATCCAGCAGCAGATGGAGGAACAGTCTTCCTACCACAAGAAGAAGAAAATACTCGACTTTGTCGCCGACGGAACAG GTAAGTCCTGCTATGCCCCAAGAAACTACCATCCTAGCACGATACGACGTGCCACTATCCCAACAGCGGCAGCTCCTGCCCACCGGAATTGCCACTCAGACCACACCGGCATCGACTACCGTCTCCGCAGCCAATCTGCATTCCCGGGTCAGCGAGTTTCCGTGTCGATCGGAGGCAGTGGACCGCCGACGCGGCCCATGACAACCCAGCCTTCCGTCCGCCACGAATCATTGGATGAGGACGTGGGTGACAAACCGGAAGCGACGGAGGATACCTCGATCGAAGTAATCGTCACACACAACATCGAAGTAGTCGTGGAGGACGAACACGAAG gttCGTCGACTACGAAGACAAAAAGCAACGCGTCTGAGAG TGGCGGACTGAGGCGAAGTAAGCAGGCTGTCGGTTTGCCGGTAGAGGAAGGCATGGCGCTGCCACCCTTCGTGCAGATAGAAACACTTCACCCCGGACACACTTTT GGTCTGCGGTCTTGTTTAGAGCACGACGAAAGAGGACCTTCCGTAAGCTTG GTGAGCGGGGACTGTGAGGTGTTAGCCATCAACAAGAAGTTCTTCATGAAGCACTGTGACGACGCCCTCTTTAGTCTCATAAGACTAAAG GCGAAGGCGTTCCCGACACAGACAGAGCTTGTGGATCGGCTGGACGCCAACATGCAATGGGAGGAGTTTAAACAGGAAACACTCAAGTACTTCCTGCAGCGCCGCACCCGACACGCTAGATAG